In one Excalfactoria chinensis isolate bCotChi1 chromosome 17, bCotChi1.hap2, whole genome shotgun sequence genomic region, the following are encoded:
- the C17H17orf67 gene encoding uncharacterized protein C17orf67 homolog — protein MKQLLVFIFLLVLMTAFTDTSPILTEKEAKQILRTRREDRQRKAGFPDEPMREHMLYLQRLEQRSEEQFLEHWLNPHCLPHCNRDLVHPI, from the exons ATGAAGCAGTTACTTGTGTTTATCTTCCTCCTGGTCCTCATGACCGCTTTTACAG ACACTTCACCGATTTTGACTGAGAAAGAAGCCAAACAGATTCTGAGAACCCGTCGTGAAGACAGACAAAGAAAAGCTGGTTTCCCTGATGAGCCAATGAGG GAACATATGCTTTACCTCCAGCGCTTGGAGCAGAGATCAGAAGAGCAATTCCTGGAGCACTGGTTGAATCCACACTGCTTGCCACACTGCAACCGGGATTTAGTCCATCCAATCTAA
- the DGKE gene encoding diacylglycerol kinase epsilon: protein MAGAERGSGAFSMSSVVADWSLVFWTLCSVILPVLITLWCSFHRSRRQMLIRDIFCKSKHDWHYTDLFGQPSYCCVCAQHILRGAFCSCCGLRVCEGCLKKAEQHFLCKEIVMRSEGGAHGSMPHHWIRGNVPLCSHCMVCKQQCGTQPKLCDYRCVWCQCTVHDECMLACLKIEECTFGEFKDLIIPPYYLSSIDQMRKDKRTDYEKVVPYCREHWIPVIVLANTRSGNNMGETLLGEFKILLNPVQVFDLSKITPAKALQLCSLLPCNAVRVLVCGGDGTVGWVLDAVDEMKIKGQERFIPQVAILPLGTGNDLSNTLGWGAGYAGEVPVEQILRNVMEADGVVLDRWKVQVTSKGYYNLRKPKVFTMNNYFSIGPDALMALNFHAHREKTPSLFSSRIINKAVYFFYGTKDCLVQECKDLNKKVELELDGERIELPNLEGIIVLNIGYWGGGCRLWEGMGDEPYPLARHDDGLLEVVGVHGSFHCAQIQVKLANPVRLGQAHTVRLILKSSKMPMQVDGEPWAQGPCTVTITHKTHALMLYHSGEQTDDDASSMSEQEHVREQTDEDV from the exons ATGGCGGGCGCCGAGAGAGGGAGCGGAGCCTTCTCCATGTCCTCGGTCGTCGCAGACTGGAGCTTGGTGTTCTGGACGCTGTGCTCGGTCATCCTGCCGGTGCTGATCACTCTGTGGTGCAGCTTCCACCGCTCCCGGCGGCAGATGCTGATACGTGACATCTTTTGCAAGAGCAAGCATGACTGGCACTACACGGACCTCTTCGGGCAGCCCTCCTACTGCTGCGTGTGCGCTCAGCACATCCTCCGCGGCgccttctgcagctgctgcggGCTGCGCGTCTGCGAGGGATGCCTGAAGAAGGCCGAGCAGCATTTCCTCTGCAAGGAAATCGTCATGAGGAGCGAAGGTGGAGCCCACGGCTCTATGCCGCACCACTGGATCAGAGGCAACGTCCCGCTCTGCAGCCACTGTATGGTGTGCAAGCAGCAGTGCGGCACACAGCCCAAGCTCTGCGATTACAG atgtgTGTGGTGTCAGTGCACTGTCCATGACGAATGCATGTTGGCTTGTTTAAAGATTGAGGAATGCACGTTTGGAGAATTCAAAGACTTAATTATTCCACCCTACTACTTGTCTTCAATCGACCAGATGCGTAAAGACAAAAGAACTGATTATGAAAAG GTGGTTCCTTACTGCAGAGAGCACTGGATCCCAGTGATCGTACTGGCAAACACTCGTAGTGGGAACAACATGGGCGAAACTTTACTAGGAGAGTTTAAAATTCTGCTGAACCCTGTTCAG GTTTTTGATCTTAGCAAAATCACACCTGCTAAAGCACTCCAACTGTGTTCCTTGCTGCCTTGCAATGCTGTCAGGGTTCTTGTCTGCGGTGGAGATGGCACAGTAGGATGGGTCCTGGATGCAGTCGATGAAATGAAGATAAAG GGGCAAGAACGCTTTATTCCACAAGTTGCAATTTTACCTCTAGGAACAGGTAATGACCTGTCCAACACACtgggctggggtgcaggttaTGCTGGAGAAGTCCCTGTGGAACAAATCTTACGAAATGTCATGGAGGCAGATGGAGTCGTGCTGGACAG atggaaaGTACAAGTGACAAGCAAAGGGTACTACAACTTAAGGAAACCAAAG GTATTCACAATGAACAACTACTTTTCTATAGGACCTGATGCTCTAATGGCTTTGAATTTCCATGCCCATCGCGAAAAGACTCCCTCGCTGTTTTCCAGCAGAATTATTAATAAG gctgtttattttttttatggaaCCAAAGACTGCTTAGTACAAGAATGTAAAGATCTTAACAAGAAAGTTGAG ctAGAATTGGATGGTGAGAGAATCGAGTTACCCAATTTGGAAGGCATTATAGTCCTGAATATTGGATACTGGGGAGGTGGCTGTAGGCTCTGGGAAGGAATGGGTGATGAACCTTATCCCTTGGCAAG ACACGATGATGGACTTCTGGAAGTTGTTGGAGTTCATGGTTCCTTCCACTGTGCTCAGATTCAGGTGAAGCTTGCAAATCCTGTTCGTCTAGGGCAGGCACATACAGTGAGG CTGATCTTGAAGAGTTCAAAGATGCCAATGCAGGTGGACGGAGAGCCGTGGGCTCAGGGGCCATGCACTGTTACCATAACTCATAAGACACATGCATTGATGTTGTATCATTCGGGTGAACAAACAGATGACGACGCATCCAGCATGTCTGAGCAAGAGCATGTGAGAGAACAGACAGATGAAGATGTATAG